Proteins from one Pirellulales bacterium genomic window:
- the yacG gene encoding DNA gyrase inhibitor YacG has protein sequence MPPPKCPICGRTITAEMQKTAVMPFCSPRCRQVDLHRWLGEQYAVPNAPSEGEEDESPDAAASSEQPDE, from the coding sequence ATGCCTCCTCCCAAGTGCCCGATCTGCGGTCGCACGATTACGGCTGAAATGCAGAAGACGGCCGTGATGCCATTTTGCAGCCCGCGCTGCCGGCAGGTCGATTTGCATCGCTGGCTTGGGGAGCAGTACGCCGTGCCCAATGCCCCTTCGGAGGGCGAGGAAGACGAATCGCCCGACGCCGCGGCGTCTTCCGAGCAGCCGGACGAATAA
- a CDS encoding zinc ribbon domain-containing protein → MPTYDYVCDACGHKFELFQSINDPVKRKCPECSKRKLRRLIGAGAAIMFKGSGFYQTDYRSDKYKERAAADKPPSESSGDKSSGDKSSGDKSSGDKSSGEKSAARADGAASARSESKSSAGKSSSRSGKKK, encoded by the coding sequence ATGCCTACCTACGACTACGTTTGCGATGCCTGCGGACACAAGTTCGAACTGTTCCAATCGATCAACGATCCGGTGAAGCGGAAATGTCCCGAGTGCAGCAAACGGAAACTGCGGCGATTGATCGGGGCGGGGGCCGCGATCATGTTCAAGGGCTCCGGCTTTTATCAAACCGACTACCGCAGCGATAAATACAAGGAGCGGGCCGCTGCCGATAAGCCGCCAAGCGAAAGTTCTGGCGACAAGAGCAGCGGCGACAAGAGCAGCGGCGACAAGAGTAGTGGCGACAAATCGAGCGGCGAAAAGTCGGCTGCGAGGGCGGATGGCGCCGCCTCCGCGAGATCGGAATCGAAGTCGTCCGCCGGCAAGAGTTCGTCACGATCGGGCAAGAAGAAATAA